Proteins encoded in a region of the Manis javanica isolate MJ-LG chromosome 15, MJ_LKY, whole genome shotgun sequence genome:
- the MGST1 gene encoding microsomal glutathione S-transferase 1 isoform X3, whose translation MVDHTELIQNEVFLAFASYATIVLSKMMFLSLVTGFYRMTRKAFVNPEDCAVFGKGEEVKKYLWTDNRVERARRKVC comes from the exons ATGGTTGACCACACGGAGCTCATACAAAATGAAGTATTCTTGGCCTTTGCTTCCTATGCAACTATTGTTCTTTCAAAAATGATGTTTTTGAGTCTTGTAACCGGGTTCTATAGAATGACCAGAAAG GCTTTTGTTAACCCAGAAGACTGTGCAGTCTTTGGCAAAGGAGAAGAGGTCAAGAAGTACCTTTGGACAGACAACAGAGTGGAACGTGCACGAAG
- the MGST1 gene encoding microsomal glutathione S-transferase 1 isoform X1: MVDHTELIQNEVFLAFASYATIVLSKMMFLSLVTGFYRMTRKAFVNPEDCAVFGKGEEVKKYLWTDNRVERARRAHLNDLENIVPFLGIGLLYSLSGPDLSTALLHFRLFLGARIYHTIAYLIPLPQPNRALAFYIGYGVTLSMAYRLLKSKLYL; this comes from the exons ATGGTTGACCACACGGAGCTCATACAAAATGAAGTATTCTTGGCCTTTGCTTCCTATGCAACTATTGTTCTTTCAAAAATGATGTTTTTGAGTCTTGTAACCGGGTTCTATAGAATGACCAGAAAG GCTTTTGTTAACCCAGAAGACTGTGCAGTCTTTGGCAAAGGAGAAGAGGTCAAGAAGTACCTTTGGACAGACAACAGAGTGGAACGTGCACGAAG AGCCCACCTGAATGACCTTGAGAATATTGTGCCGTTCCTTGGTATTGGCCTTCTGTATTCCTTGAGTGGCCCAGATCTTTCCACAGCCCTCCTGCATTTCAGACTCTTTCTTGGCGCACGGATTTACCACACCATTGCGTATTTGATTCCCCTACCCCAGCCAAACCGTGCTTTGGCTTTTTACATTGGATATGGAGTTACTCTTTCAATGGCTTACAGGTTGCTCAAGAGCAAATTGTACCTGTGA